The following are encoded together in the Tamandua tetradactyla isolate mTamTet1 chromosome 14, mTamTet1.pri, whole genome shotgun sequence genome:
- the LOC143655017 gene encoding olfactory receptor 4K15-like isoform X1 has translation MEQGTNSGVTEFELHGLSGPRELQLFYFAFFVLFYLSIVLGNLLIVLTIISDPVLHTPMYFLLSNLSLIDMCLSTFATPKMIADLLMEHKSISFEGCMAQIFFLHVFAGGEMMLLVAMSYDRYVAICRPLHYAAIMSVQKCTGLVVGSWVIGVLHSVSQLVFTVNLPFCGPNKVDSFFCDLPLVVRLACTDTYVLQILMLADSGLMAMSSFVLLLISYSAILVTVRRRSSAGMAKARGTLTAHVTVVILFFGPCIFIYGWPFGNFPADKVLSIFYTVFTPLLNPLIYALRNKEVISAMRKLRKKNISSWKL, from the exons ATGGAACAAGGAACTAACTCAGGAGTGACTGAATTTGAATTGCATGGGCTTTCAGGTCCTCGAGAGCTTCAacttttttactttgcttttttcGTGCTTTTCTATTTATCCATTGTGCTGGGGAACCTCCTCATTGTGCTCACAATCATCTCTGACCCTGTGctacacacacccatgtacttcctCCTCAGTAACCTCTCCCTCATTGACATGTGTCTGTCCACTTTTGCCACCCCCAAAATGATTGCTGACCTCCTCATGGAGCACAAGAGCATCTCTTTTGAGGGCTGCATGGCCCAGATATTCTTTCTGCATGTCTTTGCTGGGGGAGAAATGATGCTGCTGGTGGCCATGTCATATGATAGATATGTAGCCATATGTCGACCCCTGCACTATGCGGCCATCATGAGTGTGCAAAAGTGCACAGGACTTGTGGTGGGCTCCTGGGTAATTGGGGTTCTGCACTCAGTCAGTCAGCTGGTCTTCACAGTAAACCTTCCATTCTGTGGCCCCAATAAAGTGGACAGCTTTTTCTGTGACCTTCCCCTAGTTGTCAGACTTGCCTGCACTGACACATATGTCCTCCAGATTCTGATGCTTGCAGACAGTGGTCTAATGGCCATGAGCTCCTTTGTGCTGTTGCTGATCTCCTACTCGGCAATCCTGGTCACCGTGCGACGTCGTTCCTCAGCTGGCATGGCCAAGGCACGGGGCACCCTGACTGCCCATGTCACAGTGGTGATCCTCTTCTTTgggccctgcattttcatttatgGCTGGCCATTTGGGAACTTTCCAGCAGATAAGGTGCTCTCAATATTCTATACGGTTTTCACCCCTCTCTTAAACCCCTTGATCTATGCTTTAAGAAATAAGGAAGTAATATCAGCAATGCGAAAACTGAGGA aaaaaaatatttcctcttggaAATTATAA
- the LOC143655017 gene encoding olfactory receptor 4K15-like isoform X2 — protein sequence MEQGTNSGVTEFELHGLSGPRELQLFYFAFFVLFYLSIVLGNLLIVLTIISDPVLHTPMYFLLSNLSLIDMCLSTFATPKMIADLLMEHKSISFEGCMAQIFFLHVFAGGEMMLLVAMSYDRYVAICRPLHYAAIMSVQKCTGLVVGSWVIGVLHSVSQLVFTVNLPFCGPNKVDSFFCDLPLVVRLACTDTYVLQILMLADSGLMAMSSFVLLLISYSAILVTVRRRSSAGMAKARGTLTAHVTVVILFFGPCIFIYGWPFGNFPADKVLSIFYTVFTPLLNPLIYALRNKEVISAMRKLRSQQIGS from the coding sequence ATGGAACAAGGAACTAACTCAGGAGTGACTGAATTTGAATTGCATGGGCTTTCAGGTCCTCGAGAGCTTCAacttttttactttgcttttttcGTGCTTTTCTATTTATCCATTGTGCTGGGGAACCTCCTCATTGTGCTCACAATCATCTCTGACCCTGTGctacacacacccatgtacttcctCCTCAGTAACCTCTCCCTCATTGACATGTGTCTGTCCACTTTTGCCACCCCCAAAATGATTGCTGACCTCCTCATGGAGCACAAGAGCATCTCTTTTGAGGGCTGCATGGCCCAGATATTCTTTCTGCATGTCTTTGCTGGGGGAGAAATGATGCTGCTGGTGGCCATGTCATATGATAGATATGTAGCCATATGTCGACCCCTGCACTATGCGGCCATCATGAGTGTGCAAAAGTGCACAGGACTTGTGGTGGGCTCCTGGGTAATTGGGGTTCTGCACTCAGTCAGTCAGCTGGTCTTCACAGTAAACCTTCCATTCTGTGGCCCCAATAAAGTGGACAGCTTTTTCTGTGACCTTCCCCTAGTTGTCAGACTTGCCTGCACTGACACATATGTCCTCCAGATTCTGATGCTTGCAGACAGTGGTCTAATGGCCATGAGCTCCTTTGTGCTGTTGCTGATCTCCTACTCGGCAATCCTGGTCACCGTGCGACGTCGTTCCTCAGCTGGCATGGCCAAGGCACGGGGCACCCTGACTGCCCATGTCACAGTGGTGATCCTCTTCTTTgggccctgcattttcatttatgGCTGGCCATTTGGGAACTTTCCAGCAGATAAGGTGCTCTCAATATTCTATACGGTTTTCACCCCTCTCTTAAACCCCTTGATCTATGCTTTAAGAAATAAGGAAGTAATATCAGCAATGCGAAAACTGAGGAGTCAACAGATCGGTTCTTGA